From Balneola sp. MJW-20, the proteins below share one genomic window:
- a CDS encoding electron transfer flavoprotein subunit alpha/FixB family protein, protein MSTLLTHIAITDGKIKRSSLEVLSRCKELADANGHTVEAVVIDANASSYTDDIQKYGATKIYTVEDPVFKNHMNTPMLKALVNVMNEVQPSLFAFASTESTKDILGALAANQGAAVLADVSSFELTDGGIKAKRPVMAAKIMSNNEAKGDKVIVSVRSGSYDLAENPVDAEVASISFSMSDDEMKATLKEIISASGDTIDLNEAEAIVAAGRGVKDEEAKNLISELAGLLNAGIGASRALTEAGVYDPSLQIGQTGKVVSPQLYIAVGISGAIQHVAGMANSKVIVAINKDPDAPIFEIADYGIVGDLYKVLPPFIEEIKKIKS, encoded by the coding sequence ATGAGCACACTACTAACTCACATTGCCATCACCGACGGTAAGATCAAGCGTTCTTCACTGGAAGTACTTTCACGCTGTAAAGAACTGGCCGATGCTAACGGTCACACTGTAGAAGCCGTGGTGATCGATGCAAACGCATCCAGTTACACCGACGACATTCAGAAATACGGAGCCACTAAGATCTATACGGTAGAAGATCCGGTCTTCAAAAATCACATGAACACTCCAATGCTTAAGGCACTGGTTAATGTGATGAATGAAGTTCAGCCTTCACTTTTTGCTTTTGCCTCCACAGAAAGCACCAAAGACATCCTGGGTGCCCTGGCAGCAAATCAGGGAGCAGCGGTTCTGGCTGATGTATCCTCATTTGAGCTGACCGATGGCGGGATCAAAGCAAAGCGTCCGGTTATGGCCGCGAAGATCATGTCTAACAATGAAGCTAAGGGAGATAAAGTGATCGTGTCGGTACGATCCGGTTCTTATGACCTGGCTGAAAATCCAGTGGATGCCGAAGTAGCCAGCATCAGTTTCTCCATGAGCGACGATGAGATGAAGGCTACCCTCAAAGAGATTATCTCCGCTTCCGGCGACACCATCGACCTGAACGAGGCCGAGGCTATTGTTGCAGCCGGACGTGGTGTAAAAGACGAAGAAGCTAAAAACCTGATCTCGGAACTGGCCGGTCTGCTCAATGCAGGTATCGGTGCTAGCCGTGCGCTGACTGAAGCAGGCGTCTACGACCCCAGCCTTCAGATCGGACAAACCGGTAAAGTGGTATCCCCGCAGCTATATATTGCCGTGGGAATCTCCGGTGCGATTCAGCACGTAGCCGGTATGGCGAATTCCAAAGTGATCGTAGCCATCAACAAAGATCCGGATGCCCCGATCTTCGAGATCGCTGATTACGGAATTGTCGGAGATCTTTATAAGGTACTTCCTCCGTTTATTGAGGAGATTAAGAAGATTAAAAGCTAA